The following coding sequences lie in one Fusarium poae strain DAOMC 252244 chromosome 1, whole genome shotgun sequence genomic window:
- a CDS encoding hypothetical protein (TransMembrane:1 (o41-65i)): MATFARQALARRDENEDSYQWDSTNSDDDDIYWWYSREGYIVKWTILGVIVLLFTLWIVGGYWHAKKRIQKGLRPLAYHRCFVSRSMMAQVDPRYAYPPNTYYYAPPNGYHGQPGGYAMHNMPPPPVYDPSRPPMYDEPPNGAKIDPSQGQQRREDGPADYYAPPAGPPPPR, from the exons ATGGCAACTTTCGCGAGACAAGCGCTGGCGCGCAGAGACGAAAATGAGGACAGTTACCAGTGGGACTCTACAAacagcgacgacgacgatatcTATTGGTGGTACAGTAGG GAAGGGTACATTGTCAAATGGACTATCCTCGGCGTCATTGTTCTTCTATTCACACTTTGGATCGTTGGAGGATACTGGCATGCAAAGAAAAGGATTCAAAAGGGTTTGCGACCGTTGGCATATCACCGA TGTTTCGTTAGTAGGAGCATGATGGCTCAGGTTGATCCCCGATACGCCTATCCACCGAACACATACTACTACGCTCCACCAAATGGTTATCATGGCCAGCCTGGCGGATATGCCATGCACAACATGCCTCCTCCGCCAGTCTACGACCCGTCACGACCGCCCATGTACGATGAACCCCCCAACGGTGCCAAGATCGATCCGTCGCAAGGGCAGCAGAGACGTGAGGATGGACCGGCAGACTATTATGCGCCTCCTGCTGGGCCTCCGCCTCCACGATGA
- a CDS encoding hypothetical protein (BUSCO:52066at5125) — translation MLQSPSSSVPAVATVAETVDKSKRLRRKRKADTQDNERLSKRLSLLNLEKGGNKLYVPVEEPTASVSPIPTSVSHATNVPTDLPTPDETMQLDDSKHKVYIYNIDDELSSDSETDDPGKLVFLPDIEKHLRANRIPPSVLANSDGELAGMQVVLYSDPKSLTVPEDKDSVRKAIIESRQRTREQQRLEREGKTDTPATQCNTVSSDMMTGTDDPDAMDLD, via the exons ATGCTACAGTCCCCCTCATCCTCCGTCCCGGCTGTTGCGACGGTTGCCGAGACCGTCGATAAGTCGAAACGATTACGGCGAAAAAGAAAGGCGGACACTCAGGATAATGAACGACTTTCCAAGCGCTTGAGTCTGCTCAATCTTG AGAAGGGCGGTAACAAGCTCTATGTCCCTGTCGAAGAACCAACAGCTTCAGTATCTCCCATTCCTACATCTGTGTCTCATGCTACCAATGTCCCCACGGACCTACCAACCCCCGACGAAACAATGCAATTAGATGATTCGAAACACAAAGTATACATTTACAACATCGACGACGAACTCTCTTCCGATAGTGAAACCGATGACCCCGGCAAACTTGTCTTCCTTCCCGACATTGAAAAGCACTTGCGCGCAAACCGCATCCCCCCATCTGTGTTAGCCAACAGCGATGGTGAGCTGGCTGGCATGCAGGTCGTTCTCTATAGCGATCCAAAATCCTTAACGGTTCCCGAGGATAAGGATAGTGTTCGCAAAGCCATTATCGAGTCGAGGCAACGCACAAGGGAGCAGCAACGTTTAGAAAGAGAGGGGAAGACAGACACTCCAGCGACACAATGCAATACCGTGAGTAGCGATATGATGACAGGCACAGACGACCCAGACGCAATGGATTTGGACTAG
- the ALA1 gene encoding Alanine--tRNA ligase (BUSCO:3672at5125) has protein sequence MAESELKWPAAKVRQTFFDYFAKRGHTIVPSSSVVPHNDPTLLFTNAGMNQFKPIFLGTVGKTDPMASLKAAVDSQKCIRAGGKHNDLDDVGKDSYHHTFFEMLGNWSFGDYFKKEAISYSWELLTKVYGLDPSRLYVTYFEGDEKLKLEPDLEAKELWISVGVPEDHILPGNMKDNFWEMGDQGPCGPCSEIHYDKVGGRNASNLVNMDDPMVVEVWNNVFMQYDRQKDGSLKSLPAKHIDTGMGYERLVSALQDTVSNYATDCFTPLFKKIQEVTGARPYTDKYGKDDVDGIDTAYRVVADHIRTLSFSIADGAVPNNDGRGYVIRRVLRRGVRYARKYFNADIGAFFSKILPALVDQMGEQFPELVKKQQDIKEILDEEEVAFAKTLDRGEAQFEKYAAEATKNGAKKLKGDVVWRLYDTFGFPVDLTRLMAEERNLEIDDEEVKAAQDKAREASKAVKESVQTFAKLNVHQISELEKDLKVERTNDDAKFLQGDSNAQVQLIYDGKSFLQSTKDVPEKTALGLLIDKTNFYAESGGQVADTGRIVIDDVAEFKVLDVQNYGGYVLHNGYIEYGTLSSGDKVICEYDELRRSPIRNNHSGTHILNHSLREVLGDEVNQKGSLVDSEKLRFDFSHKTGVKIEELKKIEEMSNEYIRRGQKIYSKEVDLEKARQIEGCRAVFGETYPDPVRVVSIGKDIDEMLADPKKPEWRQYSVEFCGGTHVEQTGLIKDLILIEESGIAKGIRRIIAYTGEAAHQVQREADEFSKKIDALDQLPFGPEKEAQMKAVSVELSQLTISTLTKDDFNKRYQKINAAVTAEQKKRQKAESKTALDTVKKHFDSNKDAKWFVGRLPVGATSKALMEVVKHYQGKDKEKTVYVFGGSKEEGAVAHGVYVGTHLASQGVTAEQWAASVSEVIGGRSGGKEPTRQGQGTKPENLDEGVETATKWLDEKLKL, from the exons ATGGCCGAGTCGGAGCTCAAGTGGCCCGCGGCCAAAGTGCGTCAGACCTTTTTCGACTACTTTGCGAAGAGGGGCCACACAATAG TCCCCTCTTCATCAGTCGTCCCTCACAATGATCCTACCCTGCTCTTCACCAACGCGGGTATGAACCAGTTCAAGCCCATCTTCCTCGGCACCGTTGGCAAGACCGATCCTATGGCCAGCCTCAAGGCTGCCGTCGATTCGCAGAAGTGTATTCGAGCTGGTGGCAAACATAACGATCTCGACGATGTTGGCAAGGATAGCTATCATCACACGTTCTTCGAGATGTTGGGTAACTGGTCTTTCGGCGACTACTTCAAGAAGGAGGCCATTTCATATTCTTGGGAGCTCCTCACCAAGGTCTACGGTCTGGACCCTTCTCGTTTGTATGTCACATACTTCGAGGGTGACGAGAAGTTGAAGCTGGAACCTGATCTGGAGGCCAAGGAGCTTTGGATCTCAGTTGGTGTCCCTGAAGACCATATCCTACCTGGAAACATGAAGGATAACTTCTGGGAGATGGGTGACCAAGGTCCTTGCGGTCCTTGCAGTGAAATCCACTACGACAAGGTTGGTGGCCGAAACGCCTCGAACCTCGTTAACATGGACGATCCTATGGTTGTCGAGGTTTGGAACAACGTTTTCATGCAATATGACCGTCAAAAAGAtggcagcctcaagtctctgcCTGCCAAGCACATCGACACTGGCATGGGTTACGAACGTCTCGTTTCTGCTCTCCAGGACACTGTCTCAAACTACGCCACCGATTGTTTTACTCCTCTGTTCAAGAAGATTCAGGAGGTCACCGGCGCCCGACCCTACACTGACAAGTACGGTaaagatgatgttgatggcaTTGACACTGCCTACCGTGTAGTCGCTGATCACATCCGAACTCTCTCTTTCTCCATTGCTGATGGCGCTGTTCCCAACAACGATGGCCGAGGTTACGTTATTCGACGTGTGTTGAGACGAGGTGTTCGATATGCCCGAAAGTACTTCAATGCCGATATCGGCgctttcttctccaagatccTGCCCGCTCTCGTCGATCAAATGGGAGAGCAATTCCCCGAGCTTGTCAAGAAGCAGCAAGATATCAAGGAGATCcttgacgaggaggaggttgCCTTTGCCAAGACTCTGGATCGTGGCGAGGCTCAGTTTGAGAAGTATGCTGCTGAGGCTACCAAGAACGGcgccaagaagctcaagggaGACGTTGTCTGGCGACTTTACGACACTTTTGGCTTCCCTGTTGATCTCACTCGTCTAATGGCCGAGGAGCGCAACCTCGAAattgatgacgaggaggtcAAGGCTGCCCAAGATAAGGCTCGTGAGGCCAGTAAGGCAGTCAAGGAATCTGTCCAGACTTTTGCCAAGCTCAACGTCCACCAGATCTCTGAGCTTGAGAAGGACCTCAAGGTTGAGCGAACCAACGACGACGCCAAGTTTCTTCAGGGCGACAGCAATGCTCAAGTCCAGCTTATTTACGATGGCAAGTCCTTCCTCCAGTCAACTAAGGACGTCCCTGAGAAGACTGCTCTTGGTCTCCTGATCGACAAGACCAACTTCTACGCTGAGTCAGGTGGTCAGGTCGCCGATACTGGACGTATTGTCATTGACGATGTTGCCGAGTTCAAGGTTCTTGATGTCCAGAACTATGGTGGATACGTCCTACACAACGGGTACATCGAGTACGGTACCCTGTCTTCTGGAGACAAGGTCATCTGCGAGTACGATGAGTTGCGCCGATCGCCCATTCGCAACAACCACAGCGGAACTCACATCCTCAACCACTCCCTGCGAGAGGTTCTCGGTGACGAGGTCAACCAGAAGGGTTCTCTGGTCGATAGTGAGAAGCTCCGTTTCGATTTCTCTCACAAGACCGGTGTCAAGATTGAGGAGCTGAAGAAGATCGAGGAAATGTCCAACGAGTATATTCGTCGTGGCCAAAAGATTTACTCCAAGGAGGTCGACTTGGAGAAGGCCCGCCAGATTGAAGGATGCCGTGCTGTCTTTGGCGAGACTTACCCTGATCCCGTCCGTGTTGTTTCTATTGGCAAGGATATCGACGAGATGCTCGCTGATCCCAAGAAGCCTGAGTGGCGTCAGTACAGTGTTGAGTTTTGTGGCGGCACCCACGTCGAGCAAACTGGTTTGATTAAGGACCTTATCCTCATTGAGGAGAGCGGTATCGCCAAGGGTATTCGCCGTATCATCGCCTACACTGGCGAGGCTGCGCACCAAGTTCAGCGTGAAGCTGATGAGTTCTCCAAGAAGATCGATGCTCTTGACCAGCTGCCTTTCGGCCCCGAGAAGGAGGCCCAGATGAAGGCCGTCAGTGTGGAGCTCAGCCAGTTGACCATCTCAACCTTGACAAAGGACGACTTCAACAAGCGCTACCAGAAGATCAACGCAGCTGTCACTGCCGAGCAAAAGAAGCGCCAGAAGGCCGAGTCCAAGACTGCGCTTGACACTGTCAAGAAGCACTTTGATAGCAACAAGGATGCCAAGTGGTTTGTTGGCCGTCTGCCCGTTGGCGCCACCTCCAAGGCTCTGATGGAAGTGGTCAAGCACTATCAGGGTAAGGATAAGGAGAAGACTGTTTACGTCTTTGGTGGCAGTAAGGAGGAGGGCGCCGTTGCCCACGGTGTCTACGTCGGAACT CACCTTGCCTCCCAAGGTGTTACTGCTGAACAATGGGCTGCTTCTGTGTCCGAGGTCATTGGTGGTCGCTCCGGTGGTAAGGAGCCTACACGACAAGGCCAGGGTACCAAGCCCGAGAACCTTGACGAGGGTGTCGAGACCGCGACAAAGTGGCTCGATGAGAAACTGAAGctgtaa